The proteins below come from a single Haliaeetus albicilla chromosome 22, bHalAlb1.1, whole genome shotgun sequence genomic window:
- the GLIS2 gene encoding zinc finger protein GLIS2, with product MHSLEEPLDLKLSISKLRAAREKRGPLGPRPRGSQRPDTPPAGDGRGGSRGGRRAVPASPSPGLLAHSRLVEPRDGRFAAVPVVDLSLSPRSGGESPAGSASLSPERQGSGDLPGPLTPHDFQSLRYIDGLPSSFQFFLPLGAGGALHLPPTAFLPPSKEKRLPPELPLPKQLVCRWSKCNQFFDLLQDLVDHVNDFHVKPEKDAGYCCHWEGCARHGRGFNARYKMLIHIRTHTNEKPHRCPTCNKSFSRLENLKIHNRSHTGEKPYICPYEGCNKRYSNSSDRFKHTRTHYVEKPYSCKMPGCHKRYTDPSSLRKHIKAHGHFVSPEHPEMLKVHPPPKTPLGSAEVPYVNGAQLVIPNPAALFAPPGLPALPIPLAPAPLDLSALGCGAAGALPGPVLPLNGGPLNLAKSPLLPSPFAAGLGLPVMSLLAGGAKAEGEKSSGAEGRLPKTGKGPESRKERCERTEPGRPRVPPESLALLPGAVLDLSAGGSPEALPPGWVLIPPGSLLLKPAAVN from the exons ATGCATTCGCTGGAGGAGCCGCTGGACCTCAAGCTGAGCATCTCCAAGCTGCGAGCCGCCCGGGAGAAGCGGGGTCCCCTCGGCCCCCGACCCCGCGGGTCCCAGCGCCCGGATACCCCGCCGGCCGGGGACGGCCgaggggggagccgggggggccGCCGGGCCGTGCCAGCCTCGCCATCCCCCGGCCTCCTGGCACACTCCAGGCTGGTGGAACCGCGGGACGGGCGCTTCGCCGCCGTGCCGGTGGTGGACCTCAGCCTCTCGCCCCGCTCCGGTGGGGAGTCTCCGGCTGGCAGCGCCTCGCTCTCCCCCGAGCGCCAGGGCAGCGGGGACCTGCCCGGCCCCCTCACCCCCCAC GATTTCCAGTCCCTGCGCTACATCGACggcctccccagctccttccaGTTCTTCCTGCccctgggggcggggggggccctGCACCTGCCCCCCACCGCCTTCCTGCCCCCCAGCAAGGAGAAACGCCTCCCCCCCGAGTTGCCCCTGCCCAAGCAGCTCGTCTGCCGCTGGTCCAAG TGCAACCAGTTCTTTGACCTCCTGCAAGACCTGGTGGACCACGTCAACGACTTCCACGTCAAACCCGAGAAGGACGCGGGGTACTGCTGCCACTGGGAGGGCTGCGCCCGCCACGGCAGGGGCTTCAACGCCAG GTACAAGATGCTGATCCACATCCGGACGCACACCAACGAGAAGCCGCACCGCTGCCCCACCTGCAACAAGAGCTTCTCCCGCCTGGAGAACCTGAAAATCCACAACCGCTCGCACACAG GCGAGAAGCCCTACATCTGCCCCTACGAAGGCTGCAACAAGCGTTACTCCAACTCCAGCGACCGCTTCAAGCACACCCGCACCCACTACGTGGAGAAGCCCTACTCCTGCAAGATGCCGGGCTGCCACAAGCGCTACACCGACCCCAGCTCCCTCCGCAAGCACATCAAAGCTCACGGCCATTTTGTCTCTCCCGAGCACCCGGAGATGCTCAAGGTCCACCCACCTCCCAAAACGCCCCTGGGTTCGGCAGAAGTGCCCTACGTTAACGGGGCGCAGCTTGTGATCCCCAACCCTGCCGCCCTCTTCGctcccccggggctgccggcgTTGCCCATCCCTTTGGCCCCGGCACCGCTCGACCTCAGCGCTTtgggctgcggggctgccggcgccctgcccggccccgtCTTGCCCCTCAACGGCGGCCCCCTGAACTTGGCCAAGAGCCCGCTGCTGCCCTCGCCCTTCGCggccgggctggggctgcccgtCATGTCGCTGCTGGCCGGCGGGGCCAAGGCCGAGGGGGAGAAGAGCAGCGGGGCCGAGGGGCGGCTGCCCAAGACGGGCAAGGGGCCGGAAAGCCGAAAGGAGAGGTGCGAAAGGACGGagccggggcggccgcgggtCCCCCCCGAGAGCCTGGCGCTGC
- the LOC138690381 gene encoding basic proline-rich protein-like: MRRPPPGVTPGALCDVTRRAGGAAPAGRGGIPPFGVTPPPTPNSRRPRAAPVRGGEAAPVGAAPRFLRRRRGSVVSPPPPRHVPGGGGHGHSRGGGGGSALPQRRGDLARGERGGVGVFPRVRACVSPAPPRGGAPPRRAPPCPPVPPAAGRGRPRPPPSSRPQPGPGRSVRGGHKSRRAEPPPRRRRPPPPPPPPGGPGRGGQSPTAAAAPAPSPCRCGGAARRPGSGGARSAKPRSPPRSPPAAGAEPPPQVRSRTGDSALCRAAAAAPAAGGWGV, from the coding sequence ATGCGGAGGCCCCCGCCAGGCGTGACGCCAGGCGCGCTCTGTGACGTCacgcggcgggcgggcggcgccgctcctgcggggaggggggggatccCCCCCTTCggtgtgaccccccccccaacccccaactCCCGCCGTCCCCGAGCGGCCCCGGTGCGGGGCGGGGAGGCCGCTCCGGTGGGCGCCGCCCCCCGCTTcctgcgccgccgccgggggtccgtcgtgtccccccccccgccccgccacgtccccgggggggggggacacggacacagccggggggggggggggggctcggctTTGCCGCAGCGCCGGGGTGACCTTGcgcggggggagcggggtggggtgggggtgttcCCGCGTGTCCGTGCGTGTGTGTCCCCGGCCCCCCCACGGGGCGGGGCTCCCCCCCGCCGtgcccccccgtgccccccggtgccccccgcggcggggaggggccggccccggcccccgcccaGCTCCCGCCCgcagccggggccgggccggtcGGTGCGGGGCGGCCATAAATCACGGCGGGCAgagcccccgccccgccgccgccgccctccgccgccgccgccgccgcccgggggaccggggaggggggggcagagccccaccgccgccgccgcccccgcccccagcccctgcagatGTGGCGGAGCGGCCCGGCGGCCCGGCAGCGGGGGGGCCCGCTCCGCCaagccccgctccccgccccgctccccgcccgccgccggcgctGAGCCCCCGCCGCAGGTACGATCGCGCACCGGGGACTCGGCGCTTTgtcgcgccgccgccgccgcgcccgcggcgggggggtggggggtgtaa